Proteins co-encoded in one Cytophaga hutchinsonii ATCC 33406 genomic window:
- a CDS encoding polyprenol monophosphomannose synthase, whose amino-acid sequence MSKNLVIVPTYNEIENIGLLIDKVMTLSTPFDILVIEDNSPDGTAELVKEYAVKYPDRVFMIQRQGKLGLGTAYIEGFTYGINHRYDYLCEMDADFSHNPEDLIRLHDTCENNGADVAIGSRYVHGVTVINWPIGRVLMSFFASKYVQLITGMPIEDATAGFKCYSRKVLETIPYTKVKFVGYAFQIQMKFLCWKYGFILKEVPIIFMDRTRGTSKMSMGIFKEAIFGVIMMKFKSLFQTFHPQADSK is encoded by the coding sequence ATGAGTAAAAATCTCGTAATTGTTCCTACATACAACGAAATTGAAAACATAGGCTTGCTTATTGATAAAGTAATGACTTTGTCCACGCCATTTGATATTCTGGTTATTGAAGATAATTCTCCGGATGGTACAGCAGAACTCGTAAAAGAGTATGCGGTAAAATATCCGGATCGTGTATTTATGATTCAGCGCCAGGGCAAGTTGGGTTTAGGAACAGCATACATTGAGGGTTTTACATACGGCATCAATCACAGGTATGATTATTTATGTGAAATGGATGCTGATTTTTCCCATAATCCGGAAGACCTGATCCGTTTACACGACACATGCGAAAATAACGGTGCTGATGTAGCAATCGGAAGCCGCTATGTACATGGTGTAACCGTTATCAACTGGCCGATCGGCAGAGTACTGATGTCTTTCTTCGCCAGTAAATATGTACAGTTAATTACCGGTATGCCGATTGAAGATGCTACGGCTGGTTTTAAATGTTACAGCAGAAAAGTATTAGAAACCATTCCATATACAAAAGTAAAATTTGTAGGTTATGCCTTCCAGATCCAGATGAAATTTTTATGCTGGAAGTATGGATTTATATTAAAAGAAGTGCCGATCATTTTTATGGATCGTACGCGCGGCACCTCAAAAATGTCGATGGGCATTTTTAAAGAAGCAATCTTTGGCGTGATTATGATGAAATTTAAAAGTTTGTTTCAAACGTTCCATCCGCAGGCAGATAGTAAATAA
- the fmt gene encoding methionyl-tRNA formyltransferase, which translates to MKLRIIYMGTPDFAVPSLEILIENGFDVAAVVTAPDKPAGRGLKIQYSAVKEAALKHNIPVLQPEKLKDERFIEELISYNANLFIVVAFRMLPEIIWQMPSIGTFNLHGSLLPKYQGAAPINWAIINGETETGCTTFFLKHQIDTGDIILQDKTPILPDDTFETVYNKLKVLGADLVLKTVRMIESETYTSTPQKGQAIHAPKIYKETGAIDWNNSCIAINNLIRGLNPFPSAWFVHAEKTYKVFKAIPEVTQTNAAIGSIKSDNKTGIKVACADGWLSLIEIQAEGKKRMSVQDFLKGNKI; encoded by the coding sequence ATGAAATTAAGAATTATATATATGGGTACGCCTGATTTTGCTGTACCCAGTTTAGAGATATTAATTGAGAATGGTTTTGATGTTGCTGCTGTTGTTACAGCTCCGGATAAGCCTGCCGGAAGAGGTTTGAAGATTCAGTATTCAGCAGTGAAAGAAGCAGCGCTGAAACACAACATTCCTGTCTTGCAGCCGGAGAAATTAAAAGATGAACGTTTCATAGAAGAGTTAATATCTTATAATGCAAACCTGTTTATCGTTGTTGCATTCCGCATGCTTCCGGAAATAATCTGGCAGATGCCTTCAATCGGCACCTTTAATTTACATGGTTCACTGCTACCTAAATACCAGGGTGCTGCGCCTATCAACTGGGCAATCATTAATGGTGAAACAGAAACAGGGTGTACTACTTTTTTCCTGAAACATCAGATTGATACAGGCGATATTATCTTACAGGATAAAACACCTATCCTGCCGGATGATACATTTGAAACCGTATACAATAAATTAAAAGTACTGGGTGCAGATTTAGTATTAAAAACTGTTCGTATGATTGAATCTGAAACATACACGTCTACTCCCCAGAAAGGACAAGCAATACACGCTCCCAAAATATATAAAGAAACCGGAGCTATTGATTGGAATAACTCCTGCATTGCAATCAATAATCTGATTCGTGGGTTAAATCCGTTTCCTTCTGCCTGGTTTGTGCATGCAGAAAAAACATACAAAGTATTCAAAGCTATACCAGAAGTAACTCAGACGAATGCAGCCATCGGCAGCATCAAATCTGACAATAAAACAGGTATTAAAGTTGCCTGTGCAGATGGCTGGTTGTCATTAATCGAAATTCAGGCAGAAGGAAAAAAACGCATGTCTGTTCAGGATTTTCTAAAAGGAAATAAAATATGA
- a CDS encoding C25 family cysteine peptidase: MSVQSAIKTTILSVFFVLASLLSLAQNGTEWIIPNQIYYKVKTYQNGIYAIPYAKLQSAGINTADLTNLQMWYRGKEQSILLQHDSLFFLGKRNDGKLDSLLYANSANQPHAYYSIWSDTSAYFFTIGTQPGKRIAVSAVPSVTTTESWYYEEALSIYTDLYYPGAYYSIETLKSDYDVGEGWFGDKIAKGGNPVTGSYTIPISSAYTQTAADVKIEVQIVGEWNNSNHVASLLIGNANTPDYTFNFSDFSAYEFRKISAVIPNSYLTGKNSIACTIRLSSAGTDVVAVSYIKITYPRNYLLTNSKDLSVILPENGNQNRTVNLSNVTGNLFILDITDELNQERIPYTQAGATASVVIPNTTKTFFVFTNRYYSISQVELVNMSLPNLSKDYFIIYPEVFNSSALSYDQYRSSNAGGNYDVERCSFEKLCNLYSYGEYSSIAIKRYCSEIIQVNSKEKYLLILGKGVVPSMSNFINNVGSVVYRKNPSFYWTNTDFKNHFVNLVPPFGEPGSDLMFSVDNKYAAQIHTGRVPARTNSEVLGYLEKVQAHESLDSTLLWRKNLIHLSGGEDAAQVTLFKKYVDTYKAYVEGPHLGGKVVKTYVKNLQNGAVDDQLISGVADDLNKGISLMTFFGHSSALINDVDIGFVSNPVYGYKNFGKYPMMLVNGCTSANIFSNYSFAEDWINTPGVGAINVLGHTDIGYTNNLYQFSLYFYNFQFNDYRYINKPVGFIHKKVIDSINSINASIDVTSQAQITQMNLTGDPALRLYNPGRPDYAIYGDNQTAEANCIITPSTTASITAKDPFRIIIPIDNYGSTTTKTVDMIIKRYVNNVFVKNYQATLPPLYYRDTVVFDISNNDGNYAGDNRFEITIDPSDSLKEMRKDNNVAYINYYMRSSAIKCMYPLNYSVVSNQPTVLTAQATNLFINLTDYYFEIDTSKFFNSMHKKTAVISSGSLPTWTPGLISDLTPSDSIVYFWRVRFNTIAPTEDTIWDNSSFIYIKNSNPGWSQTHIDQYLENNLVGLSYNRNQFKWEFPLTSIALMVQAAGGRYLGEKDLTLLTLNNLPLLQNTPYYNCVGGSGGLFMLTLDRSSLEPVVYNPNSEGWYYCGQNFDTRLVLEIPFPTNTNTPPSTTWLYGRDADGLIRAIQHTNKNDYLIIFNDGNSMKNGWPANLQTYFKDSLHATQISALTSGQQPFLLITKRINTSPITEKVNVSTATDSFVAIDTTLNSFFYKGSITTNLIGPSSMWGKMYFAIDTSLNDETSLKLIRFDIMANPIDTILLPKVDSLDLNGTYLIDGVHVYCKLLLDLQDDGTLTPPALKKWQIIYNGVPEGTLNPYAVGLDTYTIPNHPEGDSISIKYQFDNISDYDFSKPIQVVYSIRNESGSLRIDTITYSVLNARQSLVFTYKFTTKGLTGKNYIQAYVNPQMQSEQYYSNNVLESSFVIEADKTQPILEVAFDGIRIFDGDLVSASPLIHISLKDNNQYLLLTDPASIELYLLYPGQTNAVQITSTNPMVQSWSLENARTNTFVAEIKPANLPDGTYTIIVQGKDASGNKTGGHQYKITFKVENKPSISYFYPYPNPFSTSTRFVFTLSGTTVPDNLKIQIMTVSGKIVKEIFKEQLGPLHIGNNISEYAWDGTDDFGDRLANGVYLYRVIIKDSNQFFEHRETAGDKAFKQDWGKLYILR, translated from the coding sequence ATGAGTGTACAAAGCGCTATAAAGACAACTATACTAAGCGTTTTTTTTGTTCTCGCAAGCCTGTTAAGCCTTGCTCAGAATGGTACGGAATGGATCATACCTAATCAGATTTATTATAAGGTTAAAACCTATCAAAACGGTATTTATGCAATACCGTATGCAAAACTCCAATCAGCTGGTATCAATACCGCGGATCTTACAAATCTTCAGATGTGGTATCGTGGTAAAGAGCAATCCATTTTATTGCAGCATGACAGTTTATTTTTCCTAGGTAAAAGGAATGATGGAAAGCTGGATTCTCTGTTATATGCGAACAGTGCGAACCAGCCGCATGCCTATTACAGCATCTGGTCTGACACATCAGCATATTTTTTTACCATCGGTACACAACCAGGGAAACGCATTGCAGTGAGTGCTGTTCCTTCCGTGACAACTACTGAATCCTGGTATTACGAAGAAGCATTATCTATCTATACAGATCTCTATTATCCGGGAGCCTATTATTCCATAGAAACATTGAAAAGTGATTACGATGTTGGAGAAGGATGGTTTGGCGATAAAATAGCCAAAGGCGGAAATCCTGTAACGGGTAGTTATACGATACCAATTTCTAGTGCCTATACACAGACAGCTGCCGATGTAAAAATAGAAGTACAGATTGTTGGGGAGTGGAACAATTCAAACCATGTAGCATCCCTACTGATCGGTAATGCAAATACTCCGGATTATACATTTAATTTTTCAGATTTTAGTGCGTACGAATTCCGTAAAATTTCAGCCGTAATTCCCAATTCTTATTTAACAGGTAAAAATTCCATAGCCTGTACTATACGGCTTTCCAGTGCGGGTACAGATGTTGTAGCGGTATCGTATATTAAAATTACCTATCCCAGAAACTATCTGTTAACCAATTCAAAAGATCTTTCTGTTATTCTTCCTGAAAATGGTAATCAAAACAGAACCGTTAATTTGTCTAATGTTACAGGCAATCTATTCATATTAGATATAACAGACGAGCTGAATCAGGAACGCATACCTTATACGCAGGCCGGAGCTACTGCATCCGTTGTTATTCCAAATACAACTAAAACTTTTTTTGTTTTTACTAATCGGTATTATTCAATTTCTCAGGTTGAACTTGTAAACATGTCTCTGCCGAACCTGAGCAAAGACTATTTTATTATATATCCTGAAGTATTTAATTCATCGGCCTTGAGTTATGATCAATACCGAAGTTCAAATGCCGGTGGTAATTATGATGTAGAACGCTGTTCGTTTGAAAAGCTATGTAATCTGTATAGCTATGGAGAGTATTCTTCTATAGCTATAAAAAGATATTGTTCTGAGATTATTCAAGTCAATTCAAAAGAAAAATATTTATTGATACTTGGAAAAGGTGTGGTGCCTTCTATGAGTAATTTTATTAATAATGTCGGCAGCGTTGTTTACCGGAAGAACCCTTCTTTTTACTGGACAAATACGGATTTTAAAAATCATTTTGTAAATCTTGTTCCGCCATTTGGTGAGCCCGGTTCAGATTTAATGTTTAGCGTAGACAATAAGTATGCAGCACAGATCCATACCGGCAGAGTACCTGCGCGCACCAATAGTGAGGTATTGGGATATCTGGAAAAAGTTCAGGCTCACGAATCCCTGGATTCAACATTGTTGTGGCGGAAGAATTTAATTCATTTAAGCGGCGGGGAAGATGCTGCCCAGGTTACGCTATTCAAAAAATATGTTGATACCTATAAAGCCTATGTTGAAGGACCGCATCTTGGAGGAAAGGTCGTAAAAACATATGTGAAGAATTTACAGAACGGTGCCGTAGATGATCAGCTGATCTCAGGTGTTGCGGATGATCTTAATAAAGGGATTTCGTTAATGACATTTTTTGGGCATTCATCGGCATTGATTAATGATGTGGATATAGGATTTGTTTCCAATCCGGTATATGGCTACAAAAATTTTGGCAAGTACCCAATGATGCTCGTGAATGGCTGTACATCTGCAAATATTTTTTCCAACTATTCTTTTGCAGAAGACTGGATCAATACCCCGGGCGTTGGGGCTATAAATGTATTGGGCCATACCGATATTGGCTATACAAATAATCTGTACCAATTTTCGCTATACTTTTATAATTTTCAATTTAATGATTACCGGTATATAAATAAGCCTGTTGGTTTTATTCATAAAAAAGTAATTGATTCGATCAATTCGATTAATGCATCAATAGATGTTACTTCTCAGGCACAGATTACCCAGATGAATCTGACAGGTGACCCTGCTTTACGTTTGTATAATCCCGGCCGGCCGGATTATGCGATTTATGGCGATAATCAAACAGCAGAAGCAAATTGTATTATTACGCCCTCCACAACAGCCAGTATAACAGCGAAAGATCCGTTTAGAATAATTATACCGATTGATAATTATGGAAGTACAACAACAAAAACGGTTGATATGATCATTAAGAGATATGTAAATAATGTTTTTGTGAAAAACTATCAGGCTACCTTACCTCCGCTGTATTACAGAGATACGGTAGTCTTTGATATTTCAAATAATGACGGGAATTATGCAGGTGATAACCGGTTTGAAATAACAATCGACCCTTCCGATTCGCTGAAAGAAATGCGCAAAGATAATAATGTTGCTTATATCAATTATTACATGCGTTCAAGTGCGATTAAATGTATGTATCCGTTGAACTACAGCGTTGTTTCAAATCAGCCGACGGTATTGACCGCTCAGGCAACAAATCTGTTTATTAATTTAACAGATTATTATTTTGAAATAGATACATCTAAGTTTTTTAACAGCATGCATAAAAAAACAGCTGTTATTTCTTCCGGATCGTTGCCTACCTGGACACCCGGGCTAATCAGTGATTTGACTCCTTCGGACAGTATTGTTTATTTCTGGCGGGTACGTTTTAATACCATTGCACCAACAGAAGATACGATATGGGATAACAGTTCATTTATATATATAAAGAACAGTAATCCGGGCTGGTCGCAAACACATATTGATCAGTATCTGGAAAATAATCTGGTAGGTTTGTCATATAACCGTAATCAATTTAAATGGGAGTTTCCATTAACTTCTATTGCATTAATGGTACAGGCAGCAGGCGGAAGGTATCTGGGAGAAAAAGATCTGACGCTTTTAACACTGAATAATTTACCCTTGCTTCAAAATACACCTTATTATAATTGTGTAGGCGGCAGCGGCGGTCTGTTTATGCTTACACTGGACCGTTCCTCTCTCGAGCCGGTTGTATACAATCCCAATTCAGAAGGATGGTATTATTGCGGGCAGAATTTTGATACCCGGCTTGTATTGGAAATACCTTTCCCAACAAATACAAATACCCCGCCATCAACAACCTGGCTCTATGGACGGGATGCAGACGGTTTGATACGTGCCATACAGCATACAAATAAAAATGATTACCTGATTATTTTTAATGACGGGAACAGTATGAAAAATGGGTGGCCGGCAAACCTGCAAACGTATTTTAAGGACTCGTTACATGCCACGCAGATCAGTGCGTTAACAAGCGGCCAGCAACCGTTTTTATTAATAACAAAGCGTATCAATACAAGCCCGATAACTGAAAAGGTAAATGTAAGCACTGCAACAGATTCGTTTGTTGCTATTGATACCACACTGAACAGTTTCTTTTATAAAGGAAGTATTACGACAAATTTAATCGGACCCTCAAGCATGTGGGGTAAAATGTATTTTGCCATTGATACTTCACTAAATGATGAGACAAGCCTGAAGCTGATCCGTTTTGACATCATGGCCAATCCGATTGATACAATACTATTACCTAAAGTTGATTCATTAGACTTAAACGGAACGTATTTAATTGATGGGGTGCATGTGTATTGCAAGCTGCTGCTGGATTTGCAGGATGACGGAACATTGACACCGCCGGCATTGAAAAAATGGCAGATTATCTATAACGGTGTGCCGGAAGGCACATTGAACCCGTACGCGGTAGGACTGGATACCTATACCATTCCAAATCATCCCGAAGGAGATAGTATTTCCATCAAATATCAATTCGATAATATTTCTGATTATGATTTCTCAAAACCGATACAGGTTGTTTATTCAATTCGTAATGAATCGGGCTCTCTACGCATCGATACGATTACATATTCGGTATTGAATGCCAGACAATCGCTTGTGTTTACGTACAAGTTTACGACAAAAGGCCTGACAGGAAAAAATTATATTCAGGCTTATGTGAATCCTCAGATGCAATCCGAGCAATACTATTCCAATAACGTGCTGGAATCGTCGTTTGTGATTGAAGCGGATAAAACACAACCGATATTAGAAGTCGCCTTTGATGGTATACGGATTTTCGATGGTGATTTAGTTTCTGCCAGCCCGCTTATACATATTTCATTAAAAGATAATAACCAGTATCTGTTGCTGACAGATCCGGCCAGTATTGAACTGTATCTGTTATATCCGGGGCAGACAAATGCGGTGCAGATTACATCAACCAACCCGATGGTGCAAAGCTGGAGTCTGGAAAATGCGCGTACCAATACTTTTGTTGCAGAGATTAAACCTGCCAATCTGCCGGATGGAACTTATACTATTATTGTTCAGGGGAAAGACGCTTCAGGTAATAAAACAGGCGGTCACCAGTATAAAATTACATTCAAAGTAGAAAACAAACCATCGATCTCTTATTTCTACCCGTATCCCAATCCGTTTTCTACAAGCACCCGATTTGTATTTACATTAAGCGGCACAACCGTTCCTGATAATTTAAAAATCCAGATCATGACAGTGTCCGGAAAAATTGTAAAGGAAATATTTAAAGAACAATTAGGTCCGTTACATATTGGCAATAATATTTCAGAGTATGCCTGGGATGGCACAGATGATTTCGGTGATCGCTTAGCGAACGGCGTATATTTATACCGTGTGATTATCAAAGATAGCAATCAATTTTTCGAACACAGAGAAACTGCGGGAGACAAAGCCTTTAAGCAGGATTGGGGCAAGCTGTATATATTGAGGTAA
- a CDS encoding ABC transporter permease, giving the protein MNLYYFISSRIQKNDRQSFSSLVHRIAVIIIFLGFLLSVTSLCILDGFKTSIRQKIFSFGAHIHLTKYDLDKSYEESPFIINTGTLDSIKAIPNIEHVQGVSHKPCLLKSSSEIQGVILKGVGPDFDIDRFKSNMLEGRFITFNDSGYSKQIVISEKIAHKLNLKTGDSLLLYFVQNPPRYRKVSISGIYKTGLEELDELFIIGDIQLNRVLSAWSPKQIGGLEIYVSDFNMLDSTASEVYKRMEYDMQIQLITDKYLQIFDWLNLLNRNVTIFLALIMGVSIFVIISTIIVMIMERTSMVGLLKAFGTTNSDVSKIFLWNGFKIIIIGMLGGNVVALTLCALQYYTGIVPLDAENYFMSAVPIAFPWFTIIAINIAALLTLTAILWIPIYFISRVSPVKAIKFN; this is encoded by the coding sequence TTGAATCTTTATTACTTTATATCGTCAAGAATACAAAAAAATGATCGGCAGTCATTTTCGTCCCTCGTTCACAGGATCGCTGTCATCATTATTTTTCTTGGTTTTTTATTATCGGTTACTTCGTTGTGTATACTGGATGGTTTTAAAACCAGTATCCGTCAAAAGATTTTCAGTTTTGGAGCACACATTCATTTAACCAAATATGATCTGGATAAATCGTATGAGGAGTCGCCGTTTATTATTAATACCGGCACACTTGATTCCATTAAAGCCATTCCTAACATAGAACACGTTCAGGGTGTTTCGCATAAACCCTGTCTGTTAAAGTCTTCCTCTGAAATTCAAGGTGTGATCTTAAAAGGTGTTGGGCCTGATTTTGATATTGATCGTTTTAAAAGCAATATGCTGGAAGGCCGGTTTATTACGTTTAACGATAGCGGTTATTCCAAACAGATTGTTATAAGTGAAAAAATTGCACACAAGCTTAATTTAAAAACCGGCGACAGTCTTTTACTGTATTTTGTGCAGAATCCGCCGCGATACAGGAAGGTAAGCATTTCAGGTATTTACAAGACAGGTCTGGAAGAACTGGATGAATTATTTATCATCGGTGATATACAACTAAACAGAGTATTGAGCGCCTGGTCTCCGAAGCAGATAGGCGGTCTTGAAATTTATGTATCCGATTTTAATATGCTTGATTCCACTGCAAGTGAAGTATACAAGCGTATGGAGTATGATATGCAGATTCAGCTGATAACAGATAAGTATCTGCAGATTTTTGATTGGCTCAATCTGCTAAACAGAAACGTTACAATCTTTTTAGCACTCATTATGGGTGTTTCTATTTTTGTAATTATCTCCACCATCATTGTCATGATCATGGAACGTACCTCTATGGTTGGTCTGCTTAAAGCATTCGGAACCACGAACAGTGATGTGAGTAAAATATTCCTGTGGAATGGATTTAAAATTATTATTATCGGAATGCTTGGCGGGAATGTGGTTGCGTTGACCTTATGTGCGCTGCAATACTATACCGGCATTGTGCCCTTAGATGCGGAAAATTATTTCATGAGTGCAGTACCTATTGCATTTCCATGGTTTACAATCATTGCTATTAATATTGCAGCCTTGTTAACCCTTACAGCAATTCTCTGGATTCCTATCTATTTTATTTCCAGAGTGAGTCCGGTAAAAGCAATAAAATTCAATTAA
- a CDS encoding exo-beta-N-acetylmuramidase NamZ family protein, translated as MYSHSNIQISMRIKGFLSGIIIGLPLYLIFSCSSTPSTNQIPASPAKVSHADSSQTAPPLKTGAERLEKYMALLKNKKVALVVNQTAMVKQTHLVDTLLALGVNIKKILAPEHGFRGTADAGEHVSSYVDKKTGLPVVSLYGANKKPSSEQLADIDIVVYDIQDVGVRFFTYISTLYVVMESCAENKKELLVLDRPNPNGDYVDGPVLDMKLKSFIGMLPLPVVHGLTVGELTQMIQGEKWLKDSLVCKYTVIPVDNYTHTTEYILPIKPSPNMPNNQAIRLYPSLGLFEGTNVSVGRGTYFPFQVIGSPFTTDTAFSFIPVSIDGMSKDPMHMNKKCYGFDLRKTTYKKEFDLSYVINMYALTSDKAGYFGKNNFFDKLAGTTLLKQQIIEKKSAAEIKQTWQKDLAVYKAMRKKYLLYTDFE; from the coding sequence ATGTACTCACATTCAAATATACAGATTTCTATGCGTATTAAAGGATTCTTATCGGGGATAATTATTGGATTACCTTTATATCTGATTTTTTCATGCTCTTCTACTCCATCCACCAATCAAATCCCTGCTTCGCCCGCTAAAGTAAGCCATGCAGATTCAAGTCAAACGGCCCCGCCGCTTAAAACAGGTGCTGAACGTCTGGAAAAATACATGGCGTTATTAAAGAATAAAAAAGTAGCCTTGGTAGTTAACCAAACAGCCATGGTTAAACAGACACATTTAGTGGATACACTTTTAGCACTTGGTGTAAACATTAAAAAAATATTAGCTCCTGAACATGGTTTCAGAGGCACTGCCGATGCCGGCGAACATGTAAGTTCCTATGTAGATAAAAAAACAGGCTTGCCTGTGGTGTCCTTATATGGGGCAAATAAAAAACCTTCCTCTGAACAATTAGCAGACATCGATATTGTCGTTTATGACATTCAGGATGTTGGCGTACGTTTTTTTACCTATATCTCAACGCTGTATGTGGTAATGGAAAGCTGTGCTGAAAATAAAAAAGAATTGCTGGTACTGGACAGACCAAACCCAAATGGTGACTATGTAGATGGGCCTGTGCTGGATATGAAATTAAAATCCTTTATAGGCATGCTGCCGCTTCCGGTGGTTCATGGCTTAACTGTAGGGGAATTAACACAAATGATACAAGGGGAAAAATGGCTAAAGGACAGTTTGGTTTGTAAGTACACGGTTATACCGGTTGATAATTATACACACACCACAGAATATATTTTACCGATAAAACCCTCTCCCAACATGCCCAATAATCAAGCGATCCGCTTGTATCCTTCCTTAGGCTTATTCGAAGGAACAAACGTAAGCGTTGGCCGCGGCACGTACTTTCCATTTCAGGTTATTGGCTCTCCATTTACAACAGATACGGCCTTTTCATTTATCCCGGTTAGTATAGACGGCATGTCAAAAGACCCGATGCATATGAATAAAAAATGTTACGGATTTGACCTGAGAAAAACCACGTATAAAAAAGAATTTGATCTGAGTTATGTGATCAATATGTATGCTTTGACGAGCGATAAAGCCGGGTATTTTGGAAAGAATAATTTCTTTGATAAGCTTGCCGGCACAACGTTATTAAAGCAGCAGATCATAGAAAAAAAATCTGCTGCCGAAATAAAACAAACCTGGCAAAAAGACCTGGCCGTTTATAAGGCCATGCGTAAAAAATATTTATTGTACACAGACTTTGAATAA
- a CDS encoding dihydrofolate reductase — MIRSIIVAQSENRAIGINNTLPWHLPADLKRFKAITMGHHMIMGRKTYESIGNPLPGRTSIVVTRNKDLVFAGCTMAHSLAEAFEIAQNNNDSEAFVIGGAELIKEAINSCDKLYLTTIHQNFEGDTFLDALASDWKETEHVVHAPDDKNAYSYSFITYEK, encoded by the coding sequence ATGATCCGATCCATCATTGTCGCACAATCAGAAAACAGAGCTATTGGAATCAACAATACATTGCCGTGGCATTTGCCCGCAGACCTGAAACGTTTCAAAGCCATTACCATGGGGCACCACATGATCATGGGCCGCAAAACCTATGAATCGATTGGTAACCCGTTACCCGGCCGTACCAGCATTGTTGTAACACGTAATAAAGACCTGGTGTTTGCAGGCTGTACCATGGCCCATTCGCTGGCTGAAGCATTTGAGATTGCACAAAATAATAACGACTCTGAAGCCTTCGTTATTGGTGGTGCAGAACTGATCAAAGAGGCGATCAACTCTTGTGATAAATTATACCTTACAACCATTCATCAAAATTTTGAAGGAGATACTTTTTTAGATGCATTAGCTTCAGACTGGAAAGAAACTGAACATGTTGTACATGCGCCGGATGATAAGAATGCGTATTCGTATTCGTTTATTACGTATGAAAAATAA